One window of the Lachancea thermotolerans CBS 6340 chromosome A complete sequence genome contains the following:
- the CEM1 gene encoding fatty acid synthase CEM1 (similar to uniprot|P39525 Saccharomyces cerevisiae YER061C CEM1 homology with beta-keto-acyl synthases Protein homologous to beta-keto-acyl synthase) produces MSTRVVVTGLGALTPLGKTVAESWAALLAGKSGIRPIGELANAESYERHCPPSLAVADVKEFDPHAYGNLFTSQDLRRMSQFTQFAVVAAQEALRDANLIETLQKGRNDRVGCVIGSGIASVHDMYDSIVEFDRGKRLSPSFVPKILSNMACGNVSIKFQLRGVSHCVSTACATGNNAIGDAYNFIRLGYNDVCLAGASEASVHPLALAGFLRAKSITPSGISRPFDKERNGFVLGEGAGLLVLESLKHAQDRGARIYAEVEGYGLTSDAHHITSPSENGDGARRAMEMALNNQTRSQVDYVNAHATSTVLGDRAEAQAISNILSGDGKDAIKVSSNKGAIGHLLGAAGAVESIFTIKSLQDGVVPHTLNLHSVGGASGDEAENFERLDLVRGAPAKHDIRRALNNSFGFGGINSSIVFRRWEV; encoded by the coding sequence ATGAGCACCAGAGTTGTTGTTACAGGACTCGGCGCACTCACTCCGCTGGGTAAGACAGTCGCAGAGTCATGGGCTGCTCTTCTCGCGGGCAAATCTGGAATTAGGCCCATCGGCGAGCTCGCCAATGCAGAAAGTTACGAGCGGCACTGCCCTCCGTCGCTGGCCGTAGCAGACGTCAAGGAATTCGACCCGCACGCTTATGGGAATTTGTTCACGTCCCAAGATCTCCGCAGAATGAGTCAGTTCACGCAGTTTGCCGTGGTCGCTGCGCAGGAGGCACTCCGGGATGCGAATTTGATTGAGACGCTCCAAAAGGGCCGTAACGACAGGGTCGGCTGCGTTATCGGATCAGGCATTGCATCCGTCCACGACATGTACGACTCGATTGTAGAGTTTGACCGCGGCAAACGCTTATCGCCCAGCTTCGTCCCCAAGATTCTCTCCAACATGGCCTGCGGCAATGTCTCGATCAAGTTCCAACTTCGAGGCGTGTCTCACTGCGTGTCTACCGCGTGTGCCACGGGCAACAATGCCATAGGAGATGCCTACAATTTCATTCGGCTTGGCTACAATGACGTGTGCCTTGCAGGCGCTAGTGAAGCCAGCGTACACCCACTGGCTCTGGCAGGGTTCCTGCGGGCCAAAAGTATCACACCTAGTGGCATATCAAGGCCTTTCGACAAAGAAAGGAACGGGTTTGTGCTGGGAGAGGGTGCCGGCCTTCTGGTGCTTGAATCCTTGAAGCATGCCCAAGATCGCGGCGCTCGAATCTACGCGGAAGTCGAGGGCTATGGGCTGACGAGCGATGCGCACCACATCACTTCTCCTTCGGAAAACGGCGATGGTGCCAGAAGAGCCATGGAGATGGCTCTCAATAATCAAACCCGGTCCCAGGTCGACTACGTCAACGCACACGCGACCTCGACTGTTCTCGGCGACAGGGCAGAGGCCCAAGCTATCTCCAACATTTTGTCGGGGGACGGCAAAGATGCAATTAAGGTGTCAAGCAACAAGGGTGCTATCGGCCACCTGCTAGgcgctgctggtgctgtcGAAAGCATATTTACGATCAAAAGTCTACAGGACGGAGTTGTGCCCCACACATTGAACCTGCACTCGGTCGGAGGCGCGAGCGGCGACGAGGCCGAGAATTTCGAACGTTTGGATCTCGTCAGAGGCGCGCCGGCAAAACACGATATTCGCCGCGCCCTGAATAACAGCTTCGGGTTCGGTGGGATTAACTCGTCTATAGTTTTCAGGAGATGGGAAGTATAA
- a CDS encoding HAD family hydrolase (similar to uniprot|P40106 Saccharomyces cerevisiae HOR2 and to YIL053W uniprot|P41277 Saccharomyces cerevisiae RHR2, two redundant DL-glycerol-3-phosphatases), with amino-acid sequence MSSSKPISLKVNAALFDVDGTIIISQPATNAFWRDFAKDKPYFIVDEVLKVSHGCRTFDTISRFAPDFADEAKIVEMETQIPAKYGEHSIEVPGAVNLCHALNTLPKEKWAVATSGTRGLAVQWFKLLGITMPTYFITANDVKQGKPHPEPYLKGRNGLGYPVNEKEPSKSKAIVFEDAPAGIAAGKAAGCKVIGIATTFDLDYLKKHDCDIIVEDLSTVRIGSYDAETDEVEFIFSDYLYAKDDVLTW; translated from the coding sequence ATGTCTTCCTCCAAGCCCATCTCCCTCAAGGTCAACGCCGCCCTGTTCGACGTCGACGGCACGATAATTATCTCGCAGCCTGCCACGAACGCGTTCTGGAGAGACTTCGCCAAGGACAAGCCCTACTTCATTGTGGATGAAGTGCTGAAGGTTTCGCACGGTTGCCGGACCTTCGACACCATCTCCAGGTTCGCGCCAGACTTCGCGGACGAGGCAAAAATAGTCGAGATGGAGACCCAGATACCGGCCAAATACGGCGAGCACTCCATCGAGGTCCCCGGCGCAGTCAACCTGTGCCATGCGCTGAACACGCTGCCCAAGGAGAAATGGGCCGTCGCCACCTCGGGCACCCGCGGTCTGGCCGTGCAGTGGTTCAAGCTCTTGGGCATCACCATGCCTACGTACTTCATCACTGCAAATGATGTTAAACAGGGAAAGCCGCATCCCGAGCCTTACCTGAAGGGCAGAAACGGATTAGGATACCCTGTCAACGAAAAGGAGCCTTCCAAGTCCAAGGCCATCGTCTTCGAGGACGCGCCCGCGGGTATCGCTGCAGGTAAAGCTGCTGGCTGCAAGGTCATCGGCATCGCCACCACGTTCGACCTGGACTATCTCAAGAAGCACGACTGCGACATTATCGTAGAAGACCTAAGCACCGTGAGAATCGGCAGCTACGACGCGGAGACCGACGAGGTAGAGTTTATCTTTAGCGACTACCTATATGCCAAAGACGACGTCTTGACGTGGTAA
- a CDS encoding HAD family hydrolase (highly similar to uniprot|P40106 Saccharomyces cerevisiae HOR2 and to YIL053W uniprot|P41277 Saccharomyces cerevisiae RHR2, two redundant DL-glycerol-3- phosphatases): MPLSKPLSFKVNAALFDVDGTIIISQPAIAAFWRDFGKDKPYFDAEHVIHESHGWRTYDAIAKFAPDFADEDYATQLEAEIPEKYGEHSIEVPGAVKLCNDLNALPKEKWAVATSGTRPMASKWFEHLGIAKPKYFITANDVKQGKPFPEPYIKGRDGLGFPINEKDPSKSKVIVFEDAPAGIAAGKAAGCKIVGIATTFDLDFLKEKGCDIIVKNHESIRVGGYDPKTDEVEFIFDDYLYAKDDLLQW; the protein is encoded by the coding sequence ATGCCTCTATCCAAGCCTCTATccttcaaggtcaacgCCGCTCTGTTCGATGTCGACGGAACCATCATCATCTCGCAGCCCGCCATTGCCGCGTTCTGGAGAGACTTCGGCAAGGACAAGCCATACTTCGACGCcgagcacgtgatccaCGAGTCGCACGGCTGGAGAACCTACGACGCCATCGCCAAGTTCGCGCCAGACTTCGCCGACGAGGACTACGCGACCCAGCTGGAGGCCGAGATCCCAGAGAAGTACGGTGAGCACTCCATCGAGGTGCCAGGCGCCGTCAAGCTGTGCAACGACCTGAACGCGCTGCCAAAGGAGAAGTGGGCCGTGGCCACCTCCGGTACCCGTCCTATGGCCTCCAAGTGGTTCGAGCACTTGGGCATCGCCAAGCCAAAGTACTTCATTACCGCCAACGACGTCAAGCAGGGCAAGCCTTTCCCAGAGCCTTACATCAAGGGCAGAGACGGCCTGGGCTTCCCTATCAACGAGAAGGACCCCTCCAAGTCCAAGGTCATCGTCTTCGAGGACGCCCCAGCCGGTATCGCCGCCGGTAAAGCCGCCGGCTGCAAGATCGTCGGTATCGCCACCACCTTCGACCTCGACTTCCTGAAGGAGAAGGGTTGCGACATCATTGTCAAGAACCACGAGTCCATCAGAGTCGGCGGTTACGACCCAAAGACCGACGAGGTCGAGTTCATCTTTGACGACTACCTGTACGCCAAGGACGACTTGTTGCAATGGTAA
- the THO1 gene encoding Tho1p (some similarities with uniprot|P40040 Saccharomyces cerevisiae YER063W THO1 Suppressor of the Transcriptional (T) defect of Hpr1 (H) by Overexpression (O); (putative) involved in transcription): MAPMAAYAKRTVPELRKELESRQLSHDGNKPDLIARLEAHDAAQAAVEPPTAATAQEEPAPEPEAQPETQPEAQPAPESAPEPAPESAPAQPAQEHQASPAPRKPSPEEAKALALADLELKLRRAKKFADDQSTIDSLQRQIARVHKFGVDPTTQLARDLGLGSGPASAAPKSANRPRSRRRKANPQSKSTKHARSN; this comes from the coding sequence ATGGCGCCCATGGCAGCGTACGCGAAGAGAACAGTCCCAGAGCTCCGCAAGGAGCTCGAGTCCCGCCAATTGAGCCACGACGGCAACAAACCCGACCTGATCGCGCGCCTGGAAGCGCACGACGCGGCCCAGGCCGCTGTGGAGCCGCCGACCGCCGCCACCGCGCAGGAAGAGCCGGCGCCTGAGCCAGAAGCGCAGCCCGAGACTCAGCCAGAAGCGCAGCCAGCGCCCGAGTCCGCGCCCGAGCCCGCGCCCGAGTCCGCCCCAGCTCAGCCCGCCCAGGAGCACCAGGCTTCGCCCGCCCCCCGCAAGCCCTCCCCCGAGGAGGCCAAggcgctcgcgctcgccGACCTCGAACTCAAGCTTCGCCGCGCCAAAAAGTTCGCCGACGACCAATCCACCATCGACTCCCTGCAGCGCCAGATCGCGCGCGTTCACAAGTTCGGTGTCGACCCCACCACCCAGCTCGCGCGCGACCTCGGCCTCGGCAGCGGCCCCGCTAGCGCCGCGCCCAAGAGCGCCAACCGCCCACGCTCGCGCCGCCGCAAGGCAAACCCGCAAAGCAAGTCTACTAAGCACGCACGCAGCAACTAA
- a CDS encoding uncharacterized protein (some similarities with uniprot|P40523 Saccharomyces cerevisiae YIL055C Hypothetical ORF), whose product MEQPETRVAYIRIDNLPPGKTWRQVKYLVGGMIHHTSILQVKMLPPVQSIVPPFIPFQSSIVSLKRSDAQLSRLLMELNGYTWEYYPLVAYAVPPLHVPSNAGYGEGLGLGFGLGSGSAGGSAGTGGSRSGSDVPGSPRAPGSAPVPPMMMPFQPMPAMYFPPLAQEPYARHVQSHGKKMRQVFSEESFRKQMSARGMWQLLLEGFPPCLHWDVNGADGAGLQQSPLLGPPPAVHVKTAHPEHFGKLKWTVLKDFIKLKCHKLLEMDNMGATTNTREFYVGVYEDCEVRTDVEVPEQDAGQEPNGVEASDESPEESTSETATTASAKGSAENELEKATQSISRLSLGPSHRVVSATIYKAIVGFHSRELCDMCRESLQGQEYSLGYKLKVTELPLLEW is encoded by the coding sequence ATGGAACAGCCCGAAACGCGAGTCGCGTACATCAGAATCGACAATCTGCCCCCGGGCAAGACGTGGCGGCAGGTTAAGTACCTGGTCGGGGGCATGATACACCACACCAGCATCCTGCAGGTTAAGATGCTGCCCCCGGTGCAGTCGATAGTGCCTCCGTTCATACCGTTCCAGAGCAGCATTGTGTCGCTGAAGCGCTCCGACGCGCAGCTGAGCCGGCTCCTCATGGAGCTCAACGGCTACACCTGGGAGTACTACCCACTGGTGGCGTACGCGGTGCCTCCGCTGCACGTGCCTAGCAACGCGGGCTACGGCGAGGGCCTTGGCCTCGGTTTTGGCCTCGGCAGTGGCAGCGCCGGTGGCAGCGCCGGCACAGGCGGCAGCCgcagcggcagcgacgTGCCGGGCTCTCCGCGCGCACCCGGCTCCGCGCCCGTGCCGCCCATGATGATGCCCTTCCAGCCCATGCCCGCCATGTACTTCCCGCCGCTTGCACAGGAGCCCTACGCGCGCCATGTGCAGTCCCACGGCAAAAAGATGCGGCAAGTGTTCAGCGAGGAGAGTTTCCGGAAGCAGATGAGCGCCCGAGGCATGtggcagctgctgctcgaggGCTTCCCGCCCTGCCTGCACTGGGACGTCAACGGTGCGGACGGCGCGGGCCTTCAGCAGTCGCCTCTGCTGGGCCCGCCACCAGCGGTCCACGTGAAAACGGCACACCCGGAGCACTTTGGCAAACTCAAATGGACAGTGCTCAAGGACTTCATAAAGCTCAAGTGCCacaagctgctggagaTGGATAACATGGGGGCTACCACGAACACCCGGGAATTTTACGTGGGCGTCTACGAGGACTGCGAGGTCAGAACCGATGTTGAGGTACCTGAACAGGACGCGGGCCAGGAGCCGAATGGCGTAGAGGCCTCAGACGAGTCCCCTGAGGAGTCAACTTCCGAGACCGCGACCACGGCTTCGGCGAAGGGCTCCGCAGAAAACGAACTAGAGAAAGCTACCCAAAGCATATCTCGGTTATCATTGGGCCCCAGCCACCGCGTCGTTTCGGCCACTATCTACAAAGCAATTGTGGGATTTCACTCCCGGGAATTGTGTGACATGTGCCGAGAGAGCTTGCAAGGTCAGGAATACTCTCTGGGCTACAAGCTGAAGGTTACAGAATTACCCCTTTTAGAGTGGTGA
- a CDS encoding KLTH0A04444p (similar to uniprot|P40522 Saccharomyces cerevisiae YIL056W Hypothetical ORF and to uniprot|P40041 Saccharomyces cerevisiae YER064C Non-essential nuclear protein; null mutation has global effects on transcription), which yields MIKPPRVQKPSSSGTTHKIRKQLNFTDERRWKQFSSRRLELIEKFGLGERKASEQDKSIRQIATILRTEFGYPLSSSSEFEKLVTAAVQSVRRNRKRSSKSKPSNPQAQESVLEPFPVMTTTRESSGTDNLFFDRDGDQFARADRYTSGSNSSSSPPESSLTSFISHNQTLPTLFSHSGQRSGPTKNASTLGAVPHALPHLQPKPLSSSNKPVGDCENPGSSIVTAHTQNYDEVIKAVIADMVQNRVALHVQSRNDEVTPNLADFALSSNDGNLLNIAFQSHVAPSNPHTTAYPKARNPSGNDSNESKIPFFLREKILLHVQRSRACLEVSTAQGSLELYTNLSILGETSVKASVAFVMERFFSNLSSSSMEYVTSKLCSDQELALISVRIFGPATERHFDQLPHGAQLKLFYIVIGGIIKDFGFDPCIYPLSEIMHDVILRQFPLGHHPKGDFKRAAVMSTVSMAPAAANKDVYRVVLLKFKDKEQRFTFHLLSNGPPTIAEIIANSRSLFHIVSQTKSLYLIHNNRVINDDMELARVFNRFTSEEIVIELRDVKPEPLDGLAMLSTVSASEFSDPGSQKALPNRQNGASTTPTAYYPAASPLGPDCHSKESGDSENMPSTSTIQSDRDKVASEGSGAKEQAENEQKTGSEVGQNPETSASAPPRRRFQPLL from the coding sequence ATGATAAAACCTCCACGAGTTCAAAAGCCTAGCAGCTCAGGCACAACGCACAAGATCCGGAAGCAACTCAACTTCACGGATGAGCGGCGGTGGAAACAGTTCTCCAGCCGCCGTTTGGAGCTAATTGAGAAATTCGGACTCGGGGAGCGCAAAGCCAGCGAGCAAGACAAGAGCATCCGCCAGATAGCTACCATACTGCGTACTGAGTTTGGATACCCGCTCAGCTCATCTAGCgagtttgagaagctggTTACAGCTGCAGTTCAGTCCGTGCGACGCAACAGGAAACGTTCTTCCAAATCCAAGCCTTCAAACCCTCAGGCCCAGGAGTCAGTTCTCGAGCCATTTCCTGTTATGACCACTACTCGAGAGTCCAGTGGTACCGACAATTTGTTTTTCGATCGCGACGGCGACCAATTCGCGCGAGCTGATAGGTACACCTCTGGGTCGAACTCGTCCTCGTCCCCGCCTGAGTCCTCATTAACCTCCTTTATCTCGCATAATCAGACGCTCCCGACTCTTTTTTCGCATTCGGGCCAGCGCTCTGGCCCAACAAAAAACGCATCTACCCTGGGTGCAGTGCCACATGCTCTGCCGCATCTACAGCCTAAGCCTCTCAGCAGTAGTAATAAACCAGTAGGGGATTGTGAAAACCCAGGCTCCTCTATTGTTACCGCTCACACCCAGAACTACGACGAGGTCATAAAGGCTGTGATAGCAGACATGGTTCAAAACCGTGTGGCTCTGCATGTGCAATCTAGGAACGATGAGGTGACTCCGAATTTGGCCGACTTTGCTCTTTCCAGCAACGACGGGAACTTGCTGAATATCGCGTTTCAAAGTCACGTCGCTCCAAGCAACCCACACACTACTGCATACCCGAAAGCTCGAAATCCTTCGGGCAACGACTCAAATGAGAGTAAGATTCCCTTCTTTCTACGTGAAAAAATATTGCTGCATGTCCAGCGCTCCCGGGCCTGCCTTGAGGTTAGCACAGCACAAGGCTCGCTCGAGCTCTACACGAATCTCTCTATTTTGGGCGAAACATCCGTCAAAGCATCTGTTGCCTTCGTTATGgaacgcttcttctctaACTTGTCATCTTCATCCATGGAATATGTCACTTCGAAGCTATGCTCTGATCAAGAACTTGCATTAATATCCGTCAGGATCTTCGGTCCTGCCACAGAGCGCCACTTCGACCAATTACCTCACGGGGCCCAACTTAAGCTGTTTTACATTGTTATTGGGGGAATAATCAAAGACTTTGGTTTTGATCCTTGCATTTACCCTTTGAGCGAGATAATGCACGATGTCATACTTAGACAGTTTCCGCTTGGACATCATCCCAAAGGGGACTTCAAGCGCGCTGCGGTAATGTCGACGGTGTCTATGGCGCCTGCAGCTGCTAACAAGGACGTGTACAGGGTTGTGTTGCTGAAGTTTAAGGATAAAGAGCAGAGGTTTACCTTTCATTTGCTAAGCAACGGGCCCCCAACAATCGCTGAGATTATTGCAAACTCCCGCAGTTTGTTCCACATTGTGTCCCAAACCAAAAGTTTGTATCTCATCCACAACAACAGAGTTATAAATGACGACATGGAGTTGGCCAGGGTATTCAACAGATTCACCTCCGAGGAGATCGTTATAGAGCTGCGCGACGTCAAGCCGGAGCCTCTTGACGGGCTCGCGATGTTGAGCACTGTATCTGCGTCTGAATTTTCTGACCCGGGTTCTCAGAAAGCGCTACCAAACAGGCAAAACGGGGCGAGCACCACCCCAACAGCGTATTACCCAGCCGCGTCGCCTCTAGGCCCAGACTGCCATTCCAAAGAAAGTGGCGATTCTGAAAATATGCCCTCGACCTCGACAATTCAGAGCGACCGTGATAAGGTTGCGTCAGAAGGCTCGGGCGCGAAGGAGCAGGCAGAAAATGAACAAAAAACCGGATCAGAGGTTGGACAGAATCCGGAAACCAGTGCAAGCGCCCCGCCCAGACGTCGCTTTCAACCACTGCTTTAA